DNA from Paratractidigestivibacter faecalis:
CAAGCACGCCGGCTTTGGCCTGGGCTTCGAGCGCCTGGTCATGTACCTCACGGGCGTGGACAACATCCGCGACGTCCTGCCGCATCCGCGCACCGTGGGCAACGCGGACTTCTAAGAGGCGGGGCTTGTGACCCTGATCTGACTGACTTGGGCGGCGAGAAGAGAGGTCTTCTCGCCGCCCTTTTTAGTGCGGAACGGGGTGCGTGGGGCCTGAGCTGGATCCGGCCTGGCTGGGCCGGCCTAGGCCAGGAGGTCCTCGATGAACTGAGCCACGGCGTCCTCCTCGCAGGGCCCAATGTGTTGACGGGCGGCACCCCTTGCCTCGGGCGATGCGTTGGCCACGGCGTAGGAGTTGGGGATGGCCTCGAGCATGGTGAGGTCGTTCTCGGAGTCCCCGAAGTAGGCGACCTCCTCCGGCGTGATGCCCATGGCGTCGAGGAGGGCCGGCAACGCGCTTGCCTTGGTCCAGCCGCGCTCGATGACGTCCAGGAAGAAGGGCGCCGGCTGGGGGAAGGCCAGGTCAGGACATGTGCTTTCTGCAATGCGCCGCAGGTCATCGATGGCGTTGAAGCGCGTGTCCACAAAGATGCCGGCGGAGATGACGGCCCCGTCTGAGGGGAGCTCCCCTGCGGGGGTGATGGCCTGCCGGGCGCCGGCGATGTTGGCGCGGGCGGTCTCGTCACCTGCGGCGACGCCCAGCGCATAGCTGGTGGCGGACGAGAAGGGGTCCTCCGAGATCACGCTTGCCAGGGCAAAGCTGCCCTCAAAGGGAAGAAGCGCCTCGCCCAGGCGCATCACGGCGTCCTGGGGAAGCGACCTGCGCAAGATGAGCTCGCCGTTGAGAAACACCTGCTTGCCGTTGGCCATAATTCCCGTGGAGACGCACCTCTGGTCTCCGTAAAAGGCGGGGAGAAGCGCGGCGCGGTCTCGGCCGCTTGCGGGCCCAAAGTGGATGCCTGCCTGTTGAGCGGCGAGGACGGCCTCATGCGTGCGCTGACTGACGGTGACGGCGCCAAAGGGGAGCAGCGTGCCGTCCATGTCCGAGAGTATGAGCTTGATCATGGGCGGGGCCCGTTTCTGTTGGGGCGGTTTGGAGGCGCAAGTTCCATTGTAGACGGGTATACTCAGTATACGCGTCTACAAGAGAGGGGAACCATGGCAACTGCGGTGATTTCTGGTCGGGTCGACGAGCAGGTGAGGGAGTCGGCCGAGCGTTACATCCAGGCCGCCGGCCTGACCGTTGCGGACGTCATCAGGACGGTGTGGGAGAGAATTGCCAGGACGGGCGAGGTGCCCCGCGAAGAGGCGGTGGGGGAGCCGGCCGACGCCGCCTGGAACGACTTCATGGCCTTCCGAGATGAGATTTCTGGCGAGGCGTCTTGGCTCGACGCGCTCACTGAGCGCGAGGTAAGAGACCTGGTGGCGGCTCGCTATGAGTAGGTACTCTGGGCAGAGGGTCCTTATGGACACAAACGTGCTGCTAGATGCCTTGGACTCGCGAAGGCCGCAGTCCGAGGAGGCGTGCCGGGTCCTGAGGCATTGCAATGGCGGAGGAGCAACGGCGTACGTCTGCCCGATGTCCCTGAAGGACGTGTACTACGTGCTCGCCAAGGCGCACGGCGCCGAGGCCGCGCGGAGAGGGGTCGGCTACCTTATGGGCCTCGTCGTGATTGCGCCGATGGGACCCGAGGACTGCGACGTCTCGCTGCGCTCCGACGAGCCGGACTTTGAGGACGGGCTCGTACGTGCCTGCGCGGAGCTGAACGGGATTGACTTCATCTTAACAAGAGACGCCAAGGCGTTTGACCACTCCACCGTCAGGGCCGTCAACTGCGCCAAGTATCTCGAGATCTTTGCGGCGCGGGACGAGGCCGCAAGAGGGGCGGCCTTCGGAGTGAGACCCTAGTCCGCGGGGACAACCTGCGCGGGCTCGGCCCAGATGATGCCGCGCTCGTTGGCCCACTGGCGGACGCGTTCCTTCATGCCCGCTACGTCAAGGGTGCCCAGGGCAAAGCCCTTGCGGACAAGCTCCTCCGGCACGAGCTCGTCGTACTTCTCGAAGTAGGGGACCTCGGCGGGGTAGACCAGGTCCATGGGGTCTCCAAGCTCCGCGGCGGCGCCGGTCAGGATCTCAAAGAAGGCCTGCTCGGTCATGTCCTCGCGCATGACGAAGGCCATGAAGTAGGGGCGCGAGGAGTCCAGGCCCTTGAGACCGAGGTCCTTGGCACACCTGATCTTGAGGAGACGCTCCAGCGCGAGGAAGGCGTAGCTTCCCAGCCAGGGGAAGAGGCACCACATGTTGCCCCCAAGGCTCACGAGCGGCGACTTGGTGAGTCCGCCGTTCTTGGCGACGTGCCGGGCCTGGGCAAGGCGGGCCCGCGCCTGCGGCCGCAGGTAGGCGTAGGGGGTGGACTCCTCCAGCGCCTGGCGCATGCGCACGAGGACGCGCGTGTTGATGTCTCCGGCGCACTCGCCAAAGTAGGCGGGCACGCGCCCCTTTACCTGTGTGACGTAGAGCAGGCGCCGCTTGTGGTCGACCTCCTCCACAAGCCAGACGTGTCCCGCGATGGCGACCTTCTCGCCTGGTGGGGGAGGGGCGCAGAGGGTGCCGATCTCCTGCGAGTCGCAGCGGACGGTGTACTCCACGCTCTCCTGGAAGACGGCATAGAACTTGTAATTGTTTGTGACGCGCTCCCCGGCAAGCCCCACGATGAGGCCGCCGGTCTCCGTGGTCTCAACGTAGTCGTGCGCCAGAAGGTGGCGCAGCAGGATGCGAAAGTCGTCCGCGCTGATGCGGTGGAAGGGCGTGAGTGTGAGCACCCGCGTTGCCAGCTGCGGGGGCGTGAGCTCCCCCTCGGAGGCGAGAATGGCCAGGGTCTGGTGGCAGAGCAGGCTGTAGGGCAGGCGGTCCAGGCGCGCGGGCTCAACCCAGTGCTCCTCGCGGTAGAGCTGGACGAGGGCGATGCCCTGCAGGAGCTCCCAGGGGAGGGTCTCTGGCGTGAGGGCCCGCGGCTCGGGCTGTTCTTCTCGCATGACGAACCACATCTCAGGCGGGGCCTCGCGCCGGCCGGTGCGGCCCATGCGCTGAAGGAAGCCAGAGACGGTGAAGGGGGCGTTTATCTGGAAGGCACGTTCCAGGCGCCCCACGTCAATGCCGAGCTCGAGGGTTGCGGTGGCCACGATGCTGAGGTCCGCGGAGTCATCCCGCATGAGCTCCTCGGCGCTCTCCCTGATGCTGGCGGAGAGGTTGCCGTGGTGGATGAGGAAGCGGTCAGGCTCGTGGTTGACCTCGCAGTAGCGCCTGAGGGTGGTGGTGACCTCCTCGGCCTCCTCGCGCGAATTGGTGAAGACGAGGCACTTGCGACCGCGCGTGTGCTCAAAGACGTACCCGATGGCGGGGTCGGCGCCGTCGGGGGCGGTGTCGTCAAGTAGGTCATCGGGCTCGGGCATGTCTATCCCCGTGCTCAAACATTCTCGGCCTTCGGCCTGCGAAACTGCGCGCGGGAATAGACATGCCCGAGCCGTTGAGGCGGCATTTGACTCCCGGTCCTTGACTGCCGACCCCGCCGTCGGGTGCGGCTTCGGGCCGTCGATGGCAGGGGCGGGGCTCGGGGCCGCCTGGGTGGAGAGTACCTCTACCTCGGTTGGGGAGGTGCTGGCGAACGAGAGCTCGGTGGCTTGGGGGCCGGTTTGGAAGAAGTGCTCCATGGAGAGGCGCCAGGTGCGGGGCGGCTCCTCGACCTTGGGGATGACGGTGTTTCTGCCGGTGCCAGCCGCCAGGAAGCGGCCTACGGATTCCGGGTCTCCCATGGTGGCGGAGAGGCCTATGCGGCGCGGGTCGACGCCTGCCATGCGGGAGAGGCGCTCTATGAGGCAGATGGTCTGGCCGCCGCGGTCTCCGCGCAGCAGGGAGTGAACCTCGTCGATGACCACGTAGCGCAGGTTGCAGAAGAGGCTCGATATTGCGGCATGCCTGTGCATGAGCAGCGCCTCGAGGGACTCCGGCGTAATCTGCAGGATGCCCGAGGGATGCTTCATGAGCTTGGCCTTGTGACTGGCAGAGACGTCTCCGTGCCAGTGCCATACGGGAATGTCCGCGCGTGCGCAGAGGCCAGTCAGGCGATAGAACTGGTCGTTGATAAGGGCCTTGGTGGGGCCAACGTAGATGGCGCCCACGGATGCCGGTGGGTTCTCCCAGAACTCCGTCAGGATGGGAAAGAACGCGGCCTCCGTCTTGCCCGATGCGGTGGACGCACAGAGAAGGACGTGGTCGTCGCTGTTGAAGATGGCGTCTCCTGCGGCCACCTGGATGCCACGCAGCGAGTCCCAGCCGTTCTCGTAGATGAAGTCCTGAACAAAGGGTGCGTATCGGTCAAAGACGGACATGAGTGCTCCTATAGCCCCATGCCGCCGAGAAGCCCGCAAACTCGCCAAAGCCCTCGTTGGCATAGACGTAGATGCCACCCTTGAGCTCGGGGCGCACGGGTCCGAGTCCGTTGGAATCAGCGATGGAGTCCTCCGCGGCCTGGGCCGGAAGGTCCTTATCGCCGGAGCGAGGGGTTTGGTTCATGGATGACCGCCTTGGCTAGATGGTGAACTCTGCGAAGGACGGGTCAACGTCAGAGGAGCCCGGCTTTGAGCCATTGGCGTTGGAACCCGTCTCAACGGTAGCCGCAAGCTGCGCAAAGGCGTTAGGCTGTAGCAGTTCCGCAACGTCTGTGTCTGGGTTCTGATACATGATGTCCAGAAGCTCGATGAAGTCCCTGATGACCTCTCGCGGGGTGAGGTGGCTGTCGGCGCCCACGCGCCCGAACTCGACCTGCAGAAACCTCACCAGGTCATCGGTGGTGACCTTGCGCTCGTAACCAAAGTAGCCGGCGTGGATGTCTGCCAGCTTCTCTGCCAGGACGAGGAGCTCCTCGTAGGTGAGCGACTGTAGGTGGATGATGGGAGCGAGCATGTCCGTCATGTCCTCGCGGGCAAAGCGACCCTGGGTCAGGCGGCTGCGCAGGGCCTCGTAGCTAAAGACGCCGCGACGGCGGTCCTCTATGGACTGGGGCGTTCCTCCCATGATGATGCCCAAGTACTGCGCCTTGCCCTGGAGCGTGTCGTTGTACATGGTGAGAATCTTCTCGTAGTTGTTCTGGCGAGTGATGGAGTTGGGGATCTTGTACAGGTTGACCAGCTCGTCGATCATGACGAGCATGCCCTTGTAACCCGCACCCACCAGGAAGCGCGCCAGCAGCTTGACGTAGTCGTACCAGTCATCGTCAGTGATGATGGTGCCATTGCCCAGCTCCGACTTTGCCTCGGTCTTGGTGCGGTACTCTCCGCGCAGCCACTTGACCACGTGGGCAAGCTCCTCCTCGTCCTGCTCCAGGTAGGCCATGCGGTAGCGCCTGAGCATGCGGGTGAAGTCAAAGCCGTGGACCATCTCATCCAGCGGGGCGAGCTGCTCCCTCAGCAGGGAGGCCCCGTCCGCGCCAGCCTCCACCTGCTGCTGGACCGAGCTGACCCAGCGGTCGAGGATGAGGTTGAGCGCACCGCCCTCCGGACGGGTCTTGGTCGAGATGTTGCGGATGAGCTCGCGATAGGTGGCAAGCCCCTGGCCCTGGTTGCCCTGCAGGCGGCGCTCCGGGGAGAGATCCGCGTCTGCCACCACAAAGCCCTCGCCCATGGCGTGGGTGCGAATGGTCTGGAGCAGGAAGCTCTTGCCGGCGCCATAGCGGCCCACGAGGAAACGGAAGGACGCGCCGCCGCTCTCTATGAGGCCAAGGTCCGTGAGGAAGGCCTGTATCTCCTTCTCTCTGCCGACGGTGATGTAGGGCAGGCCGATGCGTGGCACGACGCCGCCCTTGAGCGAGTTGATGATGACGGCGGCGATGCGCTTGGGAACCCTGGGCTTCTGCTCTGCCATCTGACTGCTCTCCTTCCCGTCTGCGTGAAAGGCAATCCTAGCACAGCTGCGGGTCAATAACAAACAGACGTTCTATTTTTCTGCCGAATAGGGCCCGCATGGCGAGTGGGTCGCGGAGCGAGAAATCCAGTGCAGGCTTTGACCCTGCACTGGATGGGGCCTGCCAGAGCTGACCAGGGGTTTCTCGCCAGATGGGCAATCCAGTGCGGGGAGAAAAACGGCCCGAGGCCCGCACTGGATGCCCGGGCAAATCCAGTGCAGGCCTCGGGGCCCTACAGCGCGGCCCGGACGTCTTCGGCGTAGTCCTCCACCAGCTGCGGCTCGCCATCTGCCCCAAACTCGATGGCGGTGTCTCCCAGCAGGTGAAAGAGGGCCTCGTTGATTGCATCCACCATGAGGCCCACGTTGCCCGGACCGGCGTACTTCCTGCCGTCGAGAAGCGCCCGCAGCAGTGCGGTTTCATCCTCGGAGAGCCCCAGGTTGCTGACGTCATCGGCTTGCGCGGGAGCCTCCTGCTGAGCTTCCTCCGCTGCTGCCATGGACACCGCCTCCTGAGCCCCCTCGGCAGCGGAGTCCTCGCGCTCCTCGTCCACCAGAAGGGCCTCGCGCGTGACGGCCGCGGCGGAGCGGATGCCCGCCAGCTTGGAGAGGTCGATCTCAACGCGCCGGGGCGCCGCCGCCTGCTTCCAGCCCAGATAGGCCGCAATCTCGTCATCTATGATCTTGACCAGGTACTTTGCCTCGGCGTGGTCCTTGAGCGGGTGCGCGTAGCCAAGGGCCTGGCGCAGCTGTCGGTCCACGGCGCGCACGATCTGGCCCAGCTTGGCGCTGCGGGCGCCCCCGTCGTGGTAGGAGTCGCAGCTCCACAGGCCGTTCTTGCAGACGTAGCGCCTGGTGGGAGAGAGCTCGTAGACGCAGTCCTCGTGAAAGCCCGGCTCGTAGCGGACGGCGCTCGCGTACATGACGTGGCGCACGGCAAAGCGCAGGCCAAAGAGGGTCTCGGTGAGCCCCTGCGTGCGGCTGCCGCGGTAGTGGAGCGCCAGGCGAGAATAGACCGCCAGCAGCACGCGCGAGACGTCCTCCGGCCGCTCCTTGTAGAGGCGGCTCTCGTCCAGGCGGTAGCTTGAGAGCTGGCAGACGGACTGCGCGAACTCGCCGGCGTGGTCACCCATCGCGGCAAAGTCCGTGGGCTGGCGCCTGCGGCCCTTGGGAGGGGCTGCGGCCAGCGCGTCCTTCTCGGCGCGCTCCAGCACGGCTATGGCGGCGTCGTGCTCCAGGTGGGCGTAGGGGACGGCGAGCTCCGCCGGGAGGTCGTGCTCCACGACGTAGTCCACCAGCCACTCGGGCACGTAGCGGTCCATGCCGGGGTCAAACTGGCGGTACGTCTTCCAGAACGCCTCGATGGCGTCGAAGGCCTTGCGGCCGGGCTCCACGCCAATGCCCATGAGCAACTCGTAGAGGTAGACGTAGGCAAACGAGGCCGCCGTCTGCTCAACCTGCCCCGCGCGCACGCGTGCCCGCCACGTGAAGTAGCCGCGCAGCTGCCGGTCGGTCATGGTGCGGTACGTGGGGTAGTAGCTCTGGAACTGCCCGTGGTAGGGGCAGTTGTCCTCAAAGTCCTCCATGAGGCGGGCCTGCTCGTAGAAGAGGCGCGTCTCGGACCAGGTGCGGCCGCGCGGCGTGCGCTGCAGCTCGCGCATCTGGCCGATCTTTTGGGGCAGGTAGCTGTCCATCTGCGACCCGCGGCGGATGATGGGCTCGTCGGCGTACGTCTTGGTGGTGGAGAAGGCCTTTGAGCTGCGCAACCTTGGGTCGGAGAGAATCTGCTCAAGGAGCCGGTCTATGTCCATGCCGTTGGCGTAGATGTCGCCCTCGTCGCGCCAGCTGCTCATGCCACGGCCTGCGCTATCAGGGCGTAGACGACGGCGATAACCACGGAGGGCAGCATGTTGGCGGGCTTGAAGGTGCGCGGCCAGATGAGGTTCACGCCCACGCAGAAGACCAGCATGGAGCCGACGAGGCTCAGGTTTGCCAGCGCCGCATCGGTCATGATGGGGTGCAGAAGCGTCGCCAGCGCGGTCATGCTGCCCTGCAGCACGCCGACGGGCAGGGCGGAGAAGAGGCAGCCGCGGCCCATGGACGCCGCCATGGCGCAGACGATGATGGCGTCGAGCGCCCCCTTGAGCATGAGGGTGGAGTAGTCGCCCGCGAGGCCGTCCTGGATGGACCCCACTATGGCCATGGCGCCGATGCTCACGGTGAGGGAGGCCGTCACAAAGCCGTCCACAAAGCGCGCGTCCCCGGAGCTGCCGGTCTTCTCGCGCAGCCAGACGCCAAGGCCCTCAAAGCGGACGTCCAGGTCAAGGGCCTCTCCCACGACGGTGCCCACGGCCAGGCAGACCACCATCATCATGGTCCCGCCGCTGGTCAGGGCAATGGTGCCGTCCGCGGCCAGGCTTGCGGAGAGCATCTTCTCCAACGTGCCGGCAATGCCCACGAACATGACGGCCACGCCGCACGAGCGCAGGAGCGCCTGCTGGAGCCTCTGGGTGATGGCGCCGCGGCACAGAAGCCCCACCAGGCCTCCCGCCACGATGCATGCCACGTTGATGAGCGTTCCGAGTCCGACCACGCCGTTGCCCCCTTTGTTTTCGCAGGCTATGGTAACAAAGGGCCTGCGGGCAGCGTCGGGGGAGGGCCATGGCTGGTAAGAAGAACATGCGGGTTGCGGCGCTTGCTGCCGGTGCGGTCGCCGCCGGCGCGGCTGCGGCCGCCACATGCGCCCTGCGTCGCCTTGACCCGCACCCGCTGCGTGGCGGCGGCCTCGTCTACACCACCCGCGGCCCGCAGGGCGAGCCCGTGCGCGTGCTGCGCCGTGGCGGTGTCTTCCAGTCCGCCACCTACCTTGGCGAGAAGTGCCTGGAGCCCGTGTTTGAGTACTACCGCGCCTTTGGCGACGTGCTGGGGCGCGCTCCTGGGGCTCGCCGCGTCCTGGTGGTGGGCGGCGGTGGGTGCTCCTTTCCCAAGCTCGTGGCCCTGGAGCGTCCGTCTGCCTGCGTAGACGTGGTGGAGATAGACCCGTGCGTGGTCGACGCGGCCGGGCGCTGGTTCTATGTGGGCGAGGCGGCTCGACGCATGCGTGACAATGGCGGTGACCTGCGGCTTGTTTGCGCCGACGGCCGCGCGTTCCTGGACGCGGCGCCAACCGCCTCCTACGACATGATCGCGCTCGACGCGTTTGCCGGGGCCGCTCCCGTGGCCGCGCTCGCCGACGAGGGCTGCGCCCGCGCCTGCTGGCGCGCCCTGACGCCCGGCGGCGTCGTGGCCGCGAACGTGGTGACCCCAGCGGGCGACGCCGCCTTCCTCCGGGACCTCTGCTGCGTCTTCGAGGCCGTCTTCGGGCAGGTGGAACTTCTTCCCTGCGAGGACGACGCCTGGGGTGCCGACGACAACTACCTCGTGGTGGCCTGGCGGTAGGGCCGCCTAGACTGCAATGAATGAACTGATGTGGCTGTCGTCGAGGGAGGGTGTGAAAGCGAGCGAAAGACGCTCGCTCCATTGCCCATCAAGGGAGACAAGGTGCAGTCTGTCGCTGCTGTCTAGGACGCAGAGTTCGTTATTAATGATCTCGGCCTGCACTGCGTGATAGGGAAGCGTGCTCTCCGATTTGACTGACCATGTCTCATAGTCAAGGAGGGCGGCTTCCGTTCTGGTGGATGAGGTCTGGTGGATGTCGCCGTGAATGATGATCAAGCCATTGTCTATTGGGATTGTTTCGAGAATAGGCTTCTTAAGCTCGACAGTTTCAAGCGCTCTTGATGAGATGTCGTAGACTCCTAAGGTGCTTGACCTGTTGTTTTGGTTTGTTATGCTCGTCCAGCTCGGAATGAAGATTCTATCGTCGAAAATCCGTGGCCGAAATGCACAGTAGCCACAGGCATCAAGAGAAACGCATGAGATGGCGTTGAGGTCAAGGTCGTATATGTGAAGGCTTGACTGCACTGCTCCGTCGATGTCTTCCCATGCAAAAGCATACAGATTCGACGTATCTGAGATAATTGAATCAAGTATCAACTTGGAGAGGGTCAAGGACTGAACGTCTCCATTGGCAAGATTGACCTTGCTGATATGGGAGCTCAGATTTAGGTTCCCCCCAATGAAGGCATGGCCCTCTGCTGCGGCGATGCAATAGTTGTTGACAGCGTCAAGCGTATATTCCGTTACGCGGAAATCGTCAAGCTCAATCGAAAGGACGGTCTTGTCGTCGTTTCGTCCCGTTGGACCCGTTGGAGCAAGGAGCAGCTTTCCATCCATTACGGCGGGGCGAGAATAGTCTCCAACGGCTGCATGGTTGATTTCGGTAGACCCGAGGGCCTCCAGGTCGCTGTCTAGCCAGTGAATGAGGCTCGGGGCAACGTGGGGGCGCGTTTCAATCACTGCAAGCGCGGGCAATCGACTAGATGTTGCGTCTTGATCAGATTGCGAATCCCCGGAGCACCCAACCAACAGGCTCAAGGCAGCCAACCCAGCTCCGCAAATGAAATCCCGTCTTTTCATGGCTCCTCGCACTTGGGTCGAGGCGGGTCTTTGACCGTAGTGTACCCAGGAGCGAGTGGCGTCCCCACGCCCTTCTCGGCAAGAAATCTAAGCGCTTTCAACTGAGGTTTTCTTAGTGCCCAGAATAACGACCACATGAGTCGGGTACAGTCATGTCTGTTGAACATCGTTCGTCGAAGGGATGCGTGACATGCGCAAGTTCAAGACAGAGAGCAAGAAGCTCCTGGACCTCATGATCAACTCCATCTACACCAACAGGGAGATCTTCCTGCGCGAGCTGGTCTCCAACGCGTCCGATGCCATCGACAAGCTCTACCTCAAGAGCCTGACGGACGCCTCCGCCCAGATTGACCAGGCAAACCTTGCCATCACCGTCACGCCCAACAAGGACGCCCGCACGCTCACCATCTCCGACAACGGCATCGGCATGACGGCCGAGGAGCTCGAGAAGAACCTGGGCACCATCGCCCATTCCGGCTCCGAGGAGTTCAAGGCCGCCAACGCCGACAAGCAGGGCGACGCCGTGGACATCATCGGCCGCTTTGGCGTGGGCTTCTATTCCGCCTTCATGGTGGCCAAGGAGGTCAGCGTGGTCACGCGCGCCTTTGGCTCCGAGGAGTGCAACCGCTGGACGTCCGACGGCATTGAGGGCTACACCATCGAGGCCGTGCCCGCCGACGACCCCGCCTACCGCCAGACGGCCGGCTCCGACGTCATCCTCACGCTCAAGGACAACGCCGAGGAGGCCAGCTACGACGAGTACCTCGAGGAGTACACCCTCAAGGACCTCATCCGCCGCTACAGCAACTACGTGCGCTACCCGGTCCAGATGATGGTCACCAAGAGCCGCCAGAAGGAGAAGCCGGAGGACGCCGGCGACGACTACAAGCCCGAGTGGGAGGACTACCAGGAGCTCGAGACCATCAACTCCATGACCCCCATCTGGAAGAAGCGCGGCTCCGACGTCACCCCCGAGGAGTACAACGAGTTCTACAAGTCCACCTTCCACGACTGGGAGGACCCGGCCCGCACCTTCAGCCTGCACGCCGAGGGCACCCTGGAGTACGACGCGCTGCTGTTCATCCCGGGCAAGGCCCCGTTTGATCTCTACAGCCGCGACTACGAGAAGGGCCTCGAGCTCTACAGCTCCAACGTCCTGATCATGGAGAAGTGCGCGGACCTGCTGCCCGACTACTACAACTTCGTGCGCGGCGTCGTGGACTCCGCCGACGTGACGCTCAACATCTCCCGCGAGACCCTCCAGCAGACCCGCCAGCTGCAGGCTATGGAGCGCCGCATCGAGAAGAAGGTCACCTCCGAGCTGGAGTCCATGCGCGACAACGACCGCGATGACTACGTCAAGTTCTTCGAGAACTTTGGCCGCGGCCTCAAGTACGGCATCTATCAGAGCTACGGCATGAAGAAGGACGAGCTCGGCGGCCTGCTGCTCTTCTGGAGCGCCCGCGAGCAGAAGTACGTCACGCTGCAGGAGTACGCCGAGGCCATGCCTGAGGGCCAGAAGGCCGTCTACTACGCCGCCGGCGACGACCGCGAGCGCCTGGCCAAGATGCCCGTGGTCAAGGCCGTCCTGGCCAAGGGCTATGACGTGCTGCTCTGCACCGAGGACGTGGACGAGTTCTGCTTCCAGGCCATGCGCGACTTTGAGGCCAAGGGCCTGCCCAAGACCTACGAGGACGACGCCGCCCGCGAGGCCGCCCAGAAGGCTCAGGCCGACGGCGCCGAGCCCGAGACCGAGGACCGCACCCTGGAGCTGAAGAACGTCTCCTCCGGCGACCTGGACCTTGCCACCGAGGAGGAGAAGAAGTCGGCCGAGGAGGCCGCCAAGGCCAACGAGGACCTGTTCGGCGCCATGAAGGAGGCCCTGGGCGAGGACGTGGTCACCAAGGTCACCGTCTCTGCTCGCCTGACCGCCGCAGACGACGCCCCGTCCTGCGTCTCTGCCGAGGGCCCCGTCTCGCTCGAGATGGAGAAGGTCCTCTCCACCGGTCCCGCACCTGAGGACGTCAAGAGCCAGCGCGTCCTTGAGGTCAACGCCGCCCACCCGGTCTTTGCCAAGCTCCAGGCCGCCCAGGCCGCCGGCGACAAGGAGAAGCTCGCCCTCTACACCTCGCTTCTCTACGACCAGGCGCTGCTGACCGAGGGCCTGCCCGTGGCCGACCCGGTGGCCTTTGCCCAGAACGTCTGCAAGCTCATGGCCTAGCCGCCTGACTGACATGGCACTGCCGCGCGCCCTTCTCGCCTGCCGCTTGACC
Protein-coding regions in this window:
- a CDS encoding HAD family hydrolase encodes the protein MIKLILSDMDGTLLPFGAVTVSQRTHEAVLAAQQAGIHFGPASGRDRAALLPAFYGDQRCVSTGIMANGKQVFLNGELILRRSLPQDAVMRLGEALLPFEGSFALASVISEDPFSSATSYALGVAAGDETARANIAGARQAITPAGELPSDGAVISAGIFVDTRFNAIDDLRRIAESTCPDLAFPQPAPFFLDVIERGWTKASALPALLDAMGITPEEVAYFGDSENDLTMLEAIPNSYAVANASPEARGAARQHIGPCEEDAVAQFIEDLLA
- a CDS encoding type II toxin-antitoxin system RelB/DinJ family antitoxin, encoding MATAVISGRVDEQVRESAERYIQAAGLTVADVIRTVWERIARTGEVPREEAVGEPADAAWNDFMAFRDEISGEASWLDALTEREVRDLVAARYE
- a CDS encoding type II toxin-antitoxin system VapC family toxin, giving the protein MSRYSGQRVLMDTNVLLDALDSRRPQSEEACRVLRHCNGGGATAYVCPMSLKDVYYVLAKAHGAEAARRGVGYLMGLVVIAPMGPEDCDVSLRSDEPDFEDGLVRACAELNGIDFILTRDAKAFDHSTVRAVNCAKYLEIFAARDEAARGAAFGVRP
- a CDS encoding DEAD/DEAH box helicase produces the protein MSVFDRYAPFVQDFIYENGWDSLRGIQVAAGDAIFNSDDHVLLCASTASGKTEAAFFPILTEFWENPPASVGAIYVGPTKALINDQFYRLTGLCARADIPVWHWHGDVSASHKAKLMKHPSGILQITPESLEALLMHRHAAISSLFCNLRYVVIDEVHSLLRGDRGGQTICLIERLSRMAGVDPRRIGLSATMGDPESVGRFLAAGTGRNTVIPKVEEPPRTWRLSMEHFFQTGPQATELSFASTSPTEVEVLSTQAAPSPAPAIDGPKPHPTAGSAVKDRESNAASTARACLFPRAVSQAEGRECLSTGIDMPEPDDLLDDTAPDGADPAIGYVFEHTRGRKCLVFTNSREEAEEVTTTLRRYCEVNHEPDRFLIHHGNLSASIRESAEELMRDDSADLSIVATATLELGIDVGRLERAFQINAPFTVSGFLQRMGRTGRREAPPEMWFVMREEQPEPRALTPETLPWELLQGIALVQLYREEHWVEPARLDRLPYSLLCHQTLAILASEGELTPPQLATRVLTLTPFHRISADDFRILLRHLLAHDYVETTETGGLIVGLAGERVTNNYKFYAVFQESVEYTVRCDSQEIGTLCAPPPPGEKVAIAGHVWLVEEVDHKRRLLYVTQVKGRVPAYFGECAGDINTRVLVRMRQALEESTPYAYLRPQARARLAQARHVAKNGGLTKSPLVSLGGNMWCLFPWLGSYAFLALERLLKIRCAKDLGLKGLDSSRPYFMAFVMREDMTEQAFFEILTGAAAELGDPMDLVYPAEVPYFEKYDELVPEELVRKGFALGTLDVAGMKERVRQWANERGIIWAEPAQVVPAD
- a CDS encoding ATP-binding protein is translated as MAEQKPRVPKRIAAVIINSLKGGVVPRIGLPYITVGREKEIQAFLTDLGLIESGGASFRFLVGRYGAGKSFLLQTIRTHAMGEGFVVADADLSPERRLQGNQGQGLATYRELIRNISTKTRPEGGALNLILDRWVSSVQQQVEAGADGASLLREQLAPLDEMVHGFDFTRMLRRYRMAYLEQDEEELAHVVKWLRGEYRTKTEAKSELGNGTIITDDDWYDYVKLLARFLVGAGYKGMLVMIDELVNLYKIPNSITRQNNYEKILTMYNDTLQGKAQYLGIIMGGTPQSIEDRRRGVFSYEALRSRLTQGRFAREDMTDMLAPIIHLQSLTYEELLVLAEKLADIHAGYFGYERKVTTDDLVRFLQVEFGRVGADSHLTPREVIRDFIELLDIMYQNPDTDVAELLQPNAFAQLAATVETGSNANGSKPGSSDVDPSFAEFTI
- a CDS encoding TerB N-terminal domain-containing protein; its protein translation is MSSWRDEGDIYANGMDIDRLLEQILSDPRLRSSKAFSTTKTYADEPIIRRGSQMDSYLPQKIGQMRELQRTPRGRTWSETRLFYEQARLMEDFEDNCPYHGQFQSYYPTYRTMTDRQLRGYFTWRARVRAGQVEQTAASFAYVYLYELLMGIGVEPGRKAFDAIEAFWKTYRQFDPGMDRYVPEWLVDYVVEHDLPAELAVPYAHLEHDAAIAVLERAEKDALAAAPPKGRRRQPTDFAAMGDHAGEFAQSVCQLSSYRLDESRLYKERPEDVSRVLLAVYSRLALHYRGSRTQGLTETLFGLRFAVRHVMYASAVRYEPGFHEDCVYELSPTRRYVCKNGLWSCDSYHDGGARSAKLGQIVRAVDRQLRQALGYAHPLKDHAEAKYLVKIIDDEIAAYLGWKQAAAPRRVEIDLSKLAGIRSAAAVTREALLVDEEREDSAAEGAQEAVSMAAAEEAQQEAPAQADDVSNLGLSEDETALLRALLDGRKYAGPGNVGLMVDAINEALFHLLGDTAIEFGADGEPQLVEDYAEDVRAAL
- a CDS encoding DUF554 domain-containing protein, with amino-acid sequence MVGLGTLINVACIVAGGLVGLLCRGAITQRLQQALLRSCGVAVMFVGIAGTLEKMLSASLAADGTIALTSGGTMMMVVCLAVGTVVGEALDLDVRFEGLGVWLREKTGSSGDARFVDGFVTASLTVSIGAMAIVGSIQDGLAGDYSTLMLKGALDAIIVCAMAASMGRGCLFSALPVGVLQGSMTALATLLHPIMTDAALANLSLVGSMLVFCVGVNLIWPRTFKPANMLPSVVIAVVYALIAQAVA
- a CDS encoding spermidine synthase is translated as MAGKKNMRVAALAAGAVAAGAAAAATCALRRLDPHPLRGGGLVYTTRGPQGEPVRVLRRGGVFQSATYLGEKCLEPVFEYYRAFGDVLGRAPGARRVLVVGGGGCSFPKLVALERPSACVDVVEIDPCVVDAAGRWFYVGEAARRMRDNGGDLRLVCADGRAFLDAAPTASYDMIALDAFAGAAPVAALADEGCARACWRALTPGGVVAANVVTPAGDAAFLRDLCCVFEAVFGQVELLPCEDDAWGADDNYLVVAWR